Within Vicia villosa cultivar HV-30 ecotype Madison, WI linkage group LG1, Vvil1.0, whole genome shotgun sequence, the genomic segment TTTTTGCATAaacttatttattaaaaaaaaattggtttctaGAAGTATTAAAATATGTATCTCATTTTTTTAATCCACCTTTTATGCAAGCAATCATCCAAGCATTGACCTACCAAAATCCGATCTTATTCACACACAGAAAAGATTGACTATTTGGTAAAAGCTAACAGCGATGCTTTCTCTTttgaaaatggaaagaaaaatccTTACTGACGGCTTCAActccttcttctttcttctttcttctccacCTACATCATAATAACTCCAAATAAATCAATATTATTAAACacaaaacaacacaacaaacaaacCAAACACACAATTCTCAAACAtgcgaggatgtttcttcttcttcttcttcctcttcttgttcATCACAATCTCAACTTCTACAGCCACAGACACGTTAACCTCATCGCAAATTCTCAGAACAAATCAGACCCTTGAATCTCTTCAAGGATCATTCGTTCTTGGTTTCATCTCAGGAACATCTTCCAACGTTTATTTAGCCATATGGTACAAAAACATCCCAGACACTGTTGTTTGGGTCGCTAACAGAGACAACCCTCTCCAAAATTCAACCGACACCTTCCTCAAAATCACTGACGATGGAAACATAGTACTTCTCAATTCATCATCAGACTCAAACAACCTCGTTTGGTCTTCGAATTCTTCGAATCAAACAAATGCTAAAAACCAAGTTCTTGTTCTTCAGCTTTTAGATACTGGAAATCTAGTACTCAGAGAAACAAACATGAATGATCCAACTAAATATCTATGGCAAAGCTTCGATCACCCGACAGATACTTTGTTACCAAACATGACCATGGGTTGGAATTTCGACAAGAAAACTGAAAAGCACTTGACATCATGGAAGAACACAGGTGAAGATCCTTCCTCAGGTGATTATTCATTCAAGATTGATTTTCATGGTTTACCAGAAGTTTTCCTGCGGAATGATGATACGATAATATACCGAAGTGGACCGTGGAATGGTGAAAGATTCAGCGGTGTACCGGAGATGGAACCGGACACAGATTCGATAGTATTCAGTTTCTCATCGAACGAACACGGTGTGAACTACTCGTTTTCGATTGGGAATAAGTCGATTTTTTCGAGACTTGTAGTGACTTCTGATGGTCAACTTCAACGTCTAACTTGGGTTCAGAGTAGCAAAACATGGACAAAGTTTTGGTACGCGCCGAAAGATCAATGTGATGATTACAAAGAATGTGGTCCTTATGGTGTGTGTGATTCCAACGCTTCGCCGGTTTGTGAATGCATGAAAGGTTTTAGTCCTAAGAATGAGCAAGCATGGAAATTGAGAGATGGATCTGATGGGTGTGTTAGGGATAAGGATTTGAATTGTACAAGTGATaaattttatcatatggagaATGTGAAGTTGCCTGATACAACCTCAGTGTTTGTGAACACGACAATGGAGATCGATGAATGCGGTAAATTGTGTCATAGGAATTGTTCTTGTACTGGTTATGCTAATATTTATATAAGTAATGGAGGAAGTGGTTGTGTTATGTGGTTTGATGAACTTAATGATATTAGAAGTTATCCTGATGGTGGACAAGATCTTTTTGTTAGATTAGCAGCTTCTGAGCTAGGTATGTTTTTTGTgtttctaataattatttttttctgtttatgatTGTTAGAAATTACCATGCTAGTAATATGCATTTTATTGACATGATAATAATGTCCTTGAACTTAATACGGAGTTCTAAGTTTGAGTTTCAGTTCTCTCTGATAGTCTGATTCAAACGATTAATCTTTATAGTTGCGTGCAGAAGAAAATTTTTTGCTGTCGATTATAACTCTTCGGTTTGAGAAATAAGTCTCCGACTCTGCAGTTGTGCACGAAGGGTGTctaattcattaaaaaaaatgtgtTGCATGATCTCTTCAAACTTGTGTATCTCATTTGGCATGTGAGTTGTGAGGAAAAACTAAAGTTGTTAACAAATTGTGTTTCTCCATGTATCTTTTCTGAGATGGGCCGACCTTTTGACTTTCTTGGGCCCATTCAATAATTTAGGTGTACTAACAATGAAAACGAGTTGTGACATTCACattgtttatattattaattgtcTAAAGTTTAGACTTGTACTTGAACATGCATTGATacatttttgaatttgagtttgaAAAGATGGTATGTGTCATAAAGGGAAATAAGTTGGCAACTTAATTTTATACACTTTGGTGGGAGTAGGTGCCCTTCCACAATTGCATTgaaattcaaaacaattttctctcatttttcatGACCTTTGCTTGTAATTTTGTTTAGGTTGATTCCTATTATTCGTAAAAATATTGTTAATTCAGTTGAGTAGATGGTTACTTCAATTCACGTTGTAAAATACGGTTACTTTATATAGTTGAATTAACCACAATTTTAACTGTGACCTGCTACTCAACTGAATTAACCACGTGTCACGGGGTGTGCGAAAAATATGTCCTCAACattttcatataaaatatatCTTTTGATTGCTAGAACAAATGTTTTAACAAAAACAACTATTTTTCCTCAGATAACTCAGGATCTACTAAGAAAAGTCATAAAGCTGAGATTATAGGAATCACAATTTCTGCAGCTGTTTTGGTTTTGGGATTGTGTATCCTTTTATGTAAGAAGAGGAAATTGCTAAGATATGGAAAGACAGACAACAGCAGAGGTAATGCATAACTACTATATATGTCTAtccttaaaaaaaacaaaatgcatTATGAATATGATATTTATGTTCATGTTTTGGTTCTTGTCATTAAACTAGGTTCTATCCAAAGAAGCAGAGAATTGTTGATGAATGAGATGGTTTTTTCAAGTCATAGAGAAGCCTCAGGAGAAAGGAACATGGATGAACTAGACTTGCCAATGTTTGATTTTAATACCATAATAATAGCTACAAATAACTTCTTGGAAGAAAACAAACTTGGACATGGAGGCTTTGGAAGTGTTTATAAGGTAAGTTGTTTTTCTTTTCAGGTTCGTTGAATAACTGATGTATCTGGTCTAAATATAAAACATGTATTCTAATTTCTAACACTAACATGAGTTTTTGTGGTTTCGGTGATACCAGGGAAGGTTGATTGAAGGGCAAGAAATTGCTGTCAAGAGGCTATCGAAAACTTCGGGGCAAGGAAATGAAGAGTTTAAGAATGAGGTCAAGTTGATTGCCAAGCTTCAACATCGAAACCTTGTTCGGCTTTTAGGTTGCTGCATTGATCAGGATGAGAAGCTTCTTGTGTATGAGTATATGAAAAATAGAAGTCTTGATTCCATTTTGTTTGGTGAGTTTTTTCAACATTTTGTATCTCAAGTACTTTTCTTTTTGCAGAATGTAGATTTTGTCTTATTGATGTTTTTTTCAGACAAAGCTAGAAAATCCTTATTGGACTGGAAAAAGCGATTCGACGTTATATGCGGAATCGCTAGAGGGCTTCTTTATTTGCATCATGATTCAAGACTCCGGATTATCCATAGGGATCTCAAGGCAAGCAATATTTTACTCGACGGCGAAATGAATCCAAAAATATCGGATTTTGGGATGGCTCGAATATTTGGCCATGATCAAACAGAAGCAAATACATTGCGAGTTGTCGGAACATAGTGAGTAACACAATGTTGCATTATAGTACTCGTATAATAAATGATCAAATATAAGAGTCCTTAACATTTTGTATGTATTTTTTAACGTTCAGTGGTTATATGTCTCCTGAATATGCTATGGACGGAAACTTCTCAGTCAAATCAGATGTTTTTAGCTTTGGAGTTCTTGTGCTAGAGATTATAAGTGGAAAGAAAAATAGAGGATTCTACTACGCAAACGATGATATGAATCTTCTAAAGAATGTAAGTCAGAGTGATTTGTCAATTAGTACTATGATATAATCTTCTACGAATTCGTAAGCACTAAGAAAGAACTGATAATGTTTTCTTGTTGTAGGCATGGGGACAGTGGAGAGAAGGAAAAGCATTGGAACTCATCGATTCGTCGATTGGCGATTCATTTACAGAATCAGAAGTTCTTAGATGCATACATGTTGGACTATTGTGCGTCCAAGAACGGGCCGAAGATAGGCCAACAATGCCTTCAGTGCTCTTGATGCTTGGAAGTGAAACTGCACTAATGCCAGAGCCTAGAAGTCCAGGGTTTTCTCTTGGAAGATCAAAGAATCCTCCGGAGACCGATTCATCTTCGAGTAAGCAAGATGAAACATGGAGTGTGAACCAAGTCACAGTCACATTGCTTGATGCTAGGTAGTAAAAGAAACATGACATCATCATAAACATGTTTGTATAGTCCTAGAAAGTCAGAAACATGAAAAAAAATGCTTCTGTAAATAGAGTTTAGTAGCAGTCGCAAATTCGATTCTATAGAGTTTGATTTTGATACGGTTAATTAGCACTCATTTTGTACTCATACATTCTTATAATGATATATTTGAATTGGATACATCAAATTTTGACATGGTATAAAATCTCGATGTGTTGAAAACAACATGATTCGTACATAATTTATCTATCTGCCATTTACTATTGTAACTGTGACTTGATTTATTGAGTGCGATTCTTCTTGCCTAACCGAAGATGAATCGGATTCACCTGGATTTCTTCCAAGGACGAATCCGGGATGCTTCGGCTTTGGCAGCGTTGTTGTTTCACTATTCAACATCATCACCACAGATGGCATTGTAGGCCTGTCTTCTATTTTCTCTTGGACACATATTAGGCCTACATTTATGCATCTTATAACTTCAGATTCTGAATACGAATCTGCATAAGACGAATCTATTAGCTCCAACGCTTTTCCTTCGTTCCATAGCCTCCATGCCTACGACAAAACATAATCagatcataaaaattaaaatagcaCATAATAATCGGATCGCGTAATCATTCAAACAAACTAGGCCTCTTTGCTTACAAGTCCAAGGAGATTTAGGTCATCGGAGAAATGAAATCCTCTATTCTTCATGCCGCTTATGATCTCCAACACGAGAACTCCGAAACTAAAAACATCTGATTTCACCGAAAAGTATCCACCCATTGCATATTCAGGAGACATATAGTCACTGCGTATCAGATCAAAAACATTTATTTATAGATTAATAATGAAGTAATCTAAGCACGACGTTATGTATTAAGAAAAATTATATCAAGCATTTGGTTACCATAGCACTCACTATGTTCCAACAACTCTCTTTGTATTCGAGTGTGTTTGATCATTGTCGAAAATTCTAGCAGTTCCGAAATCCGATATCTTTGGATTCATATCTCTATCAAGTAGAACATTGCTTGCCTTGAGATCTCTATGGATAATTCTAAATCTTGAGTCATGATGAAGATAAAGTAACCCTTTGGCGATTCCACATATGATATTGAATCTCATTGGCCAATCTAGCTTGGAATTCTTTGCTTGGTCTGAAATTTCATTAGTTATAGTAACAAAATATCAATAATTTGAAGACGCCGCAATTCGATTAGACTTTGCGAACGAACATTTATAAactcaccaaataaaatagagtctACGCTGTTATTTTCCAAGTACTCATAGATCAGCATCTTCTCCTCTTTCTCAATGCAGCAACCAAAGAGACGTACGAGATTTCGATGTTGAAGCTTCGCGATCGATCTTACCTCGTTCATGAATTCTACATTTCCTTGTCCAGAGCTTGTTGACAACCTCTTTACCGCAATTTCCTGGCCATCAACTAGCCTACCCTGTATTTCCCACATTAACACTGCTTGATAGCGCTAATCTATGAAGCACTGAGACAGACACCTAACATAATGTTGACACTGGCACGTTGATActtgtaataatttgaaaaaactaTTTAATTCAACATTATCACATGCCTCAGTATCAGACAACAGACACGTCTTCGATCTATCAGTGTTATAGAGATACTATTGTGTAAGTAAATATCGGAAATTTTTTAGTTACCCTGTAAACAGCTCCGAAGCCTCCTTCTCCAAGTTTATTTGCTAAAGAGAAGCAGTCTGTCGCATCTGATATGACATGAAATTCAAAGAGTGGCAATTCAAGTTCGTCGCTATTCGAAAACTTTGCCTCAGATAACAGTGTTTTCTGACCTTTATCAGAGTTACCTGGTTTacacaaaacaagaaaaaaaacacattttatgAAGCTGCATCAAGATTCGCCAAATTTAGAAAACTGTGTGTAACTAAAAACCTCTCTGATTAGTATTCACTATCTGTATTCTCTTCAATCTCCTTTTCTTCCTCAAAATGAATATGGTCACTCCTAAAATCAAGATAGCTACAATAGCAATTGTAATTCCAGCAATCTTTCCTGCATTCTTTTTGGACCCTCCTGCAGATCCCGAGTCAGCGTCATCTGAAAAGAACAAAAACTTTTACTATATAGTCTCGACCGTAGTCAAAAAATTACTCTCATATATTACTGATCAGGACCGTCTTTGACAGCGTGCAAGGAGGGCTACCGCACAAGGTCTACAATTTTTCAGGTTAAACCGCACATAATTAGGGCCTCACAAACAACCTCTAATTATTTTGTTACAGTTGAACTGTACACAGACCTCCAAAAATTTAAGACGACTTGTTACTGATGATGCAGTGTCAATCGCGATTATGGAAATAATACATAAAGAAATTACTTGCCTACATCAGAAGCTGCTAATCTGATAAACAGATCTTGTCCAGCTTCATTAAACTGTCTCAAATCAACAAGACTTTGATTCCACATGACACAACCAGTTCCGCCATTCGTGATCACTTCATTCGCATACGCGGTGCAAGAGCAATCTTCGAGACACATATTTTCGCATTCCAACAATGTCATGCTCTTGTTCACAAACACATTTCTGGTATCCGGCAATTGCACATCCTTCAAATGCAAGAACTTATCCTTACCGCATTCCAATTCTGTTTTCCTCAGACACCCGTCCGAAAAATTTCTCAAATCCCATTGCCTTCGATTCTTGACAGCAAATCCCGTCACACACTCGCATCTAGGAAAAGAATTCGAGTCACAAATACCAAAAGGACCACACGCTCCGTAATAATCGCATTCTACCTCTGGTGCATACCATAGTTTGTTCCAACTTTTGGTCGTTCCAATCCACGCGTAACGCTCGATTGAACACGTCCAATTCACAACAAGTCTAGACAAATTAGACTGAAGTAACCCCTCTGGATAGTAATAAGCTTGATGATTGTCGGCAACTATTTTATCATTAAGCCCAGCTATAGTACTTAGTATCGGCACTCCGCCAAAAACCCTTTGTTGCTTGTTCCACAAGTAAACATTTATAACACCATGATAATCAAGATTGAAATAACAATCTCCAGTCGACGGATCATCTTGACTTTTCCACGACGTTACTCGAATCTCTACGCCGGTATCAAGGTTCCAACCAACCTTCATGCCCGGTAACAAAGTATCGGTCGGATGATCAAAACTCTGCCATATATAATttttctcttgttcttctttgagaatcaaattTCCATCATCCAAAAGGTTAAGAACAGGGTTCGAAACGGAGGAAACAGTTTGATTCGATGACCATACGATGCTACTTGATTGGTTGAGAAGAACCAAGCTTCCATCATCCATAATCTTGAGAGTTCCATTGGAATTTTGAAGAGGAGTGTCTCTATTTGCAACCCAAACATATGTTTTGTCTGGAAAATCTTTGTACCATGTACCTATGTACCATTTCGAAGGTGTTGTGTTGAAGAAACCGAACACGAAAACATTTTTCGGAGATACGAGGGTTTGGTTATATACTAGAGATTGTGATGAAGTTAATGTATCATTAGAGATTGCAGAAAAGCAAAAACATGCACACAAAATGAAGTAGATGTGGAATTTTGCAGAAGTGGAAGTTTTCATTTTTGCTAAGTTTGTTCATGAAATGAAAAatcaaaagcttttttttttagtattaaaTATTTAAGATGAATAATTTTGGGTGTCAAGAATTCAAAAGGAAGACGTAAATTATTGACTTTTTGGAATGATTTTTTGTACATACAGGGCATACCAAATAGCATAAGAAGGTTACACAAATCTTGGACTTGACTGCATAGTGCTTACGAAATACGGATACTGCAAATACGACTACGACAAAACGGTATTTAAAGGCGTCGAAAGCAATACTATTATTCACGGTTTTTATAGTAAAAAAGAAATAGTTGTTAATCACACTACGACGACCACAATCAGTATCTCAGTATTTGTATGTAACACAACTACGTCTGTTATTTAGAACCTTGTAGATAACTTGTCTCATCTTTGAGTTTACTGCATAGTTTGCATACTAAAAACATACACATAagcttttaaaaaatttcatctGCCGCGACAAAACGGTATCACACGGTATCAGAAGATGTCGTTACTAATACCAGTATcaagttgttgttactaatgatacacttatttactatttttatattaaaaaaaagagaaatgctACTTGTACACTTATGTGTACACCCACACCGTAATTTATACGGTAAAGATATGTTcatcatttttttaatcatttttttttactttgatttACGTGCAGCACATGAACAAGTGCATATATATATACGGTCTAAAGTGTTCTGGTGTAGGAAACTGGTGTATGCATAGCATAcctctaaaaaaaattgttgtccATCATTATTAAATCGCGACAATTTCATTGACCGAAATTGCAAATGACCGTTAAAAACATTAGTTTTTAACGGTTAAATTGTATAGTGTTCAATTGTTTAACAAATGTGTTACGaatgtcttttaataaaatatttttaacaacTGTCATCAAAAAATTTGCTTTTCTCAAATCCAAAATTAGATACATAAATGAGTGGATACTACGAAACAAACAATAACAGCAAAAACACTAAAAATAAAACACACGTGACACCAACAACACATCACGTGCACATCCAATATCACCGGCGCGTGACATAATCTGGCGAAGGACTAGCGCGTGGTGACCGGAGAGAAAACTCCGTCGTCTGTTTCCcgttaatatcataataaataacGCCGGAGAAATCCAATGGCTCGCATTTTCCTCCCATCAATATCTCCTTCTGCCAAATTGGGCCGTTTCTCCATTCTTCCTCCTccggcttcttcttcttcgtggtCTTTTTCTTCCCGAGTTTCAACAATACGGACTTCGGCGCCTTGAGATCGATCCTCCATTCGCCGTCTTTGATCATGGTTGCTTTCGCCTTTCCTTTTAATCGGCTAGCTTGCTTTGTAAGTAACGCGAGAATCTCCGATAATGATACGAAGATTCGGCCGGTCGGTTGTTGGCGTATCGGTGACTCCGGCGAAGTGAGCTTCATTGTTTGTCTCTCCGGTGAGTTAGTTTTGTGGCTAAATTTTCTCTATATGAAATTTGGAAAGTTGGAGGAATATGTATATATAGGTGTAAGAGTATGAGTTCATGTTCATGTTATTTTGGTTTGGTTGTTAACTCAATCTTTATCTTTTTCGAAATTTACGATTAGTTAGGGAAGTTTGTTAGTAGACGTAATTATTACttaattaacttattttaaaataatacatataACGATTTATTGGAAACTTCTGTCAAAAAGCCAAACTGGATTTTCGAGATGGTAATGTAGTGTAAATTATCATTTTATGAGTTTTTCTTTTCATTATTAACGAATTTAGTTGAGTTAACTTTCTGTCATATCTTGCCAATGATTATGAAAACTAAGAGGTGTAGTATATTatttaagagtttttttttttttaagaaaataaatgatattcattcattcaaatcgatagagtacatcgttgcaatacaaattcaaaatcgccaaaaacaaaaagaatgaatctgcgaacaaatccacaacatccatgttaatagcataaaacggcaaattgcatatgcctacaaatattaatgtattgactgtattgagatgtccgaaatattcatacttccggatctgtagcgttgacggcaccaaagtcattgattgaatctgcactagatcgaaactaatctttcaacctgaaacaaatgaacactgcACAAACacggaaaaacaaaatacccgcacaaagacgagaaatcaaaatacaccacagaaatatgggaaatcaaaacaaacgatgacccacgaaatcacaaaaatgacaaaaagaaaaggtgtgaaaatcacttatttaaataatagataaacaaaaacgatttggatgggtgattttgaataaaattgatcctaaatcacccctcttTGAGAGAGAAAGGAAGGAAAAAAAAGAATTGATAACCTGTGTTTTTATGGCATAAGATAAAGATACTTTAGTtggaaaatttaattgaaataaaattgtatttaaaatttttaaaaattgattgcatgcatttaaaaaaatatttttataaatagtttaTTAAGTTGTGTCTTTTAAGACATAGATTAACATTTGCTATTATATATGACATAGATTAACATttgctattatatatatatatatatatatatatatatatatatatatatatatatatatatatatatatatatatatatataaatttttctctctcctacattttgaaataaatgatgtaggagagagaaaaaaagattcactcataatctctaccatttattttaaaatccaatggttcagattcattctcacattctcatataaatatgtcattctcatatatatatatatatatatatatatatatatatatatatatatatatatatatatatatatatatatatatatattaaatttaagtttaaatatatttttaaataataattttgaaatttattttatccTTAACTTAAAAAAAGTACATGGTGTCGAATAATTTGGAGGTGctcttttaattattaaaacGGATCtctgataaaaaaatatatattattgtatcaaaaaatttaaaaaataattattattttaaatagttaCCCGGACTTGATTTTGTTAGAAAAACTATAAAAtcttttgttaaaattttaaatataatatttaatatattgtatctttttaaaaatatattttgtattaaaGAAAAACTAAGTCAGAAATAAAAATGTCTTATGTTTAATTATaaaaagggttaatgaactttttcatccctataaatattgcagatttcgtttttagtccctccaaaatttttctttaagaaatcgtcccttcaaaaattttcgtctaaactattggtccctaacgtcaaatttgctagagattagctacgactttagccatcGATTAGCTACGAattttgacgttagggaccaaaagttcagaagaaaaattttgaagagacgatttcttgaaggaaaattttggagggactaaaaacgaaatttgaaatagttAAAGGGACAAAAAAGTTCATTAACTCAAAAATTAATGATAAATGAGTTAGTcgtataataaatttttaaaattataaattataaatatttaaaggatCCATAAATAAGATTTGAGACTTGACAATAATAAAGTTATCATTCAGATCATTTAGAAAAtgtaggaaatttctttacccatctCCCTACGGGGTCACTCCCAGCGAAACCCaagtttacccctgcttcggaaatgcatttccgaatttttttttttttaaattttcccagacttcggaaatgcatctccgaaaacaccaaatggggggtgttttcggagatgcacttccgaaaacaccttttttcagattttagtgtaattcggaagtgcatttccgaattatgcagaagtctatttttttatgctttttctaaTAGTCCCGTACGAAAGATATACAAAacgtataatatatacaaaacggaaaagccgaacaaaacaaa encodes:
- the LOC131645015 gene encoding receptor-like serine/threonine-protein kinase SD1-8 encodes the protein MRGCFFFFFFLFLFITISTSTATDTLTSSQILRTNQTLESLQGSFVLGFISGTSSNVYLAIWYKNIPDTVVWVANRDNPLQNSTDTFLKITDDGNIVLLNSSSDSNNLVWSSNSSNQTNAKNQVLVLQLLDTGNLVLRETNMNDPTKYLWQSFDHPTDTLLPNMTMGWNFDKKTEKHLTSWKNTGEDPSSGDYSFKIDFHGLPEVFLRNDDTIIYRSGPWNGERFSGVPEMEPDTDSIVFSFSSNEHGVNYSFSIGNKSIFSRLVVTSDGQLQRLTWVQSSKTWTKFWYAPKDQCDDYKECGPYGVCDSNASPVCECMKGFSPKNEQAWKLRDGSDGCVRDKDLNCTSDKFYHMENVKLPDTTSVFVNTTMEIDECGKLCHRNCSCTGYANIYISNGGSGCVMWFDELNDIRSYPDGGQDLFVRLAASELDNSGSTKKSHKAEIIGITISAAVLVLGLCILLCKKRKLLRYGKTDNSRGSIQRSRELLMNEMVFSSHREASGERNMDELDLPMFDFNTIIIATNNFLEENKLGHGGFGSVYKGRLIEGQEIAVKRLSKTSGQGNEEFKNEVKLIAKLQHRNLVRLLGCCIDQDEKLLVYEYMKNRSLDSILFDKARKSLLDWKKRFDVICGIARGLLYLHHDSRLRIIHRDLKASNILLDGEMNPKISDFGMARIFGHDQTEANTLRVVGTYGYMSPEYAMDGNFSVKSDVFSFGVLVLEIISGKKNRGFYYANDDMNLLKNAWGQWREGKALELIDSSIGDSFTESEVLRCIHVGLLCVQERAEDRPTMPSVLLMLGSETALMPEPRSPGFSLGRSKNPPETDSSSSKQDETWSVNQVTVTLLDAR
- the LOC131624329 gene encoding uncharacterized protein LOC131624329, producing MKLTSPESPIRQQPTGRIFVSLSEILALLTKQASRLKGKAKATMIKDGEWRIDLKAPKSVLLKLGKKKTTKKKKPEEEEWRNGPIWQKEILMGGKCEPLDFSGVIYYDINGKQTTEFSLRSPRASPSPDYVTRR